AGTAAACTGCTTCTGAGTACCAATAAAAACGCCTGCAATTGCAGGCGTTTTTATTGGTACATCGTTATGTTGCTGCCGTTACGCTGGCAACTTTTGCCATAGTAAAGGTATCACCACTCAGTCGTGATAGTTCTCAGCGGCATAGAGGGTGTTTTCCAACAGACTCGCAATGGTCATTGGCCCCACGCCACCAGGCACTGGAGTGATAAAGGCTGCACGTTCTGCCGCCACGTCGAATTCAACATCCCCTACCAAGCGGCCGTCATCGAGACGGTTGATACCCACGTCAATCACAATGGCACCGGGCTTAATCCAGTCGCCGGGAATAAAGTGGGGTTTACCCACGGCCACAACCAGCAAGTCAGCCTGACGCACCTTATCTTCGAGGTTTTTGGTAAAGCGATGGCAGGTGGTGGTGGTGCAGCCTGCCAGCAGCAACTCCAGTGTCATGGGGCGGCCCACGATATTGGAGGCACCAACCACGACGGCATCCAGACCATAGGTATCCACGCCGGTAGAGCGGATAAGGGTCATGATGCCCATAGGGGTGCAGGAGCGCAGCACAGGAATGCGCTGTGCCAATCTGCCCACATTATAAGGGTGGAAACCATCGACATCTTTATCGGGGCGAATACGTTCAATCACCTTGGAAGAGTCAATGTGCGCAGGCAGTGGCAATTGCACCAGAATGCCATCGATGGCCGGGTCTTCATTGCAGCGGTCAATCAGCGCCAGCAGATCGTCCTCGCTGGTGGTGTCGGGCAGGTCAAAGGACTGGGATAAGAATCCGACCTCTTCGCAGGCCTTGCGCTTGGAACCAACATAGACCTGGGAGGCGGGATCCAACCCCACCAGGATTACGGCAAGACCCGGAATGCGCTGGCCGGCCTCTTTACGGGCTTTTACCTTGTCGCTGAGGGTAGTGCGAATGGCACGGGCAATGGCCTTGCCATCGATATTTTGGGCTGTCATGGGTGTAGGGCTTCCTGTATTCG
This portion of the Shewanella amazonensis SB2B genome encodes:
- the folD gene encoding bifunctional methylenetetrahydrofolate dehydrogenase/methenyltetrahydrofolate cyclohydrolase FolD encodes the protein MTAQNIDGKAIARAIRTTLSDKVKARKEAGQRIPGLAVILVGLDPASQVYVGSKRKACEEVGFLSQSFDLPDTTSEDDLLALIDRCNEDPAIDGILVQLPLPAHIDSSKVIERIRPDKDVDGFHPYNVGRLAQRIPVLRSCTPMGIMTLIRSTGVDTYGLDAVVVGASNIVGRPMTLELLLAGCTTTTCHRFTKNLEDKVRQADLLVVAVGKPHFIPGDWIKPGAIVIDVGINRLDDGRLVGDVEFDVAAERAAFITPVPGGVGPMTIASLLENTLYAAENYHD